Proteins encoded in a region of the Antedon mediterranea chromosome 2, ecAntMedi1.1, whole genome shotgun sequence genome:
- the LOC140039980 gene encoding uncharacterized methyltransferase YdaC-like produces MGLTDVIADNLRKPGSGLTGWIISKLLKKKNSDVITHAVGACSVEPDHHVLEVGFGPGIGMAAVADIIKTGSGKVYGVDFSQSMVEEATNRLSEEIKRGKAEVQFGDVASLPFQDGSMHRILHTNCYYFWPDMNAATKELYRVLKPGGLMITTFVYERLVTAEARGFLPPGVWKPERYIDGLNQAGFQNVERKSELGRDEKTHFDVIYAYKNNDQI; encoded by the exons ATGGGCTTGACAGATGTTATTGCAGACAATTTAAGAAAACCTGGTAGTGGATTAACAGGATGGATCATATCG AAACTTTTGAAGAAGAAGAATAGTGACGTGATAACACATGCTGTTGGGGCGTGTAGCGTTGAACCTGATCACCATGTGTTGGAAGTAGGCTTTGGACCAGGGATAGGCATGGCTGCTGTGGCTGATATTATTAAAACAG GAAGTGGAAAAGTTTATGGTGTAGACTTTTCACAGTCAATGGTTGAAGAAGCAACCAATCGGCTGTCAGAAGAGATAAAACGAGGCAAAGCTGAGGTACAATTTGGTGATGTGGCTTCACTACCGTTTCAAGATGGCTCAATGCACAGAATTCTTCAcacaaattgttattatttttggcCTGACATGAATGCTGCAACAAAAGAACTTTACCGTGTACTTAAGCCTGGTGGTTTAATGATAACAACGTTTGTTTATGAACGCTTAGTTACGGCTGAAGCCAGAGGATTTTTACCTCCTGGAGTTTGGAAACCAGAGAGATATATTGATGGATTGAATCAAGCAGGCTTTCAGAATGTGGAGAGGAAATCTGAACTGGGCAGAGATGAAAAGACACATTTTGATGTCATTTATgcttataaaaataatgatcaaATATAG
- the LOC140039973 gene encoding inversin-like isoform X2 produces the protein MNKSRRDQPTIDDCALVEESHDTEDVTDKNSETRGSSSSIHAVPTTQIHAASLLGDKQLLQKLLAESAEHIDQGDQFGRTPLMFCVISDRSDCAEILIKNGAKVDCKDHGGRTALHWAAHKGNFRFLKLLLSRGCSWREQDNEGQAALHLITKHKNTKCLGYLMKFLEAGDVDLQDKANRTALHWSASYGNEEAIKMLIKYNSNIGIPDIEGKTPLHWAAKADNDQSAVNSVRLLLEREASVINWQDYEGRTALHLAVADGSETIVQILIDVESSNVSALDNMFRTPLHWAAVLGHTKIVTMLLDHKAPSTSSDANGATPLHYAAQNNFAETVKAFLEHDSANDDPDLEGRTAIMWAAGKGADDVIKTIVECGPDNAIHATDKNGATALHAAAMSGHASSIQILLDYNAKVDAEDLLKHTPLFRAAELGHLEVVKTLILGGANVEVVDLDGRSPLHWAALGGHACICDLLMRHDISPDFPEFAGRTPLQCAAYGGFINCMSLLMEKGADPDLKDHEGMTALHWACSSGSLDAVKLLIENGAFPNHMEFNEDRFTPLDHALLNDFHDVAQYMIEQDALSITGIRDIASIKIQAYFRGYCVRKTFLQQKSLLMKHEQLRRDAAKKKEEESRKIEDWAKKNTDLSKDDCFNLKVTDNNKENDPSKARSVNSVYMETDEQTINENGQLTNSQDICNSSVSIDEPLPPSSPSISTNQTDSLTSSISGPLVNTNVNNCNSNVLVNSTVKHERNVVKQEQNTKEESVVDKAVVNKERKRLMYWRKRNAAAQTIQRVWRRHVQGNKRLIVAIEEAVERRKLGREEDTWERQVAACTIQLAWRSYFRKKILKELGGQRRVIHTWDPEVLAMRQAIAMQKIYTQPMAAAEWKPGPRRKTVRPNYMKYVPSPAALSFNFAVDQYQPYNRRSSTYSSLTLPNLSRSSQGIFEDLDDFIFDADMQSVHLSDDGRGSIASHYSYNLYR, from the exons ATGAATAAG TCGAGGCGTGACCAGCCAACAATTGATGATTGTGCTTTAGTAGAAGAATCACATGACACTGAAGATGTGACTGATAAGAATAGTGAAACCAGAGGTTCATCCTCATCCATTCATGCCGTCCCAACAACACAAATCCATGCTGCATCATTGCTTGGAGATAAACAACTTCTTCAAAAGTTATTAGCAG AGTCAGCTGAACACATCGATCAAGGTGACCAGTTTGGTCGCACACCGTTGATGTTCTGTGTTATATCTGACCGGTCAGACTGTGCAGAGATTCTTATTAAAAATGGTGCAAAGGTGGACTGCAAAGACCATGGAGGCCGCACTGCCCTGCACTGGGCAGCTCATAAG GGTAATTTTCGGTTCCTAAAGTTGTTGTTATCAAGAGGTTGTAGCTGGCGAGAACAAGATAACGAGGGCCAGGCAGCATTACATCTTATTACTAAACACAAGAACACAAAATGTCTTGGCTACTTAATGAAGTTTCTAGAGGCAGGAGATGTGGACTTACAGGACAAGGCTAAT AGAACAGCATTGCACTGGAGTGCATCGTATGGAAATGAAGAAGCTATTAAAATGCTCATCAAATAT aaTTCTAATATAGGTATACCAGATATTGAAGGTAAAACACCCCTTCACTGGGCTGCCAAGGCTGATAATGACCAAAGTGCTGTTAACTCCGTCAGACTTCTACTG GAAAGAGAAGCTAGTGTGATAAACTGGCAAGATTATGAAGGTAGAACTGCCTTGCACCTGGCAGTGGCTGATGGCAGTGAGACCATTGTTCAAATCCTG ATTGATGTTGAATCTAGCAATGTATCAGCTCTTGATAATATGTTCAGAACACCATTACATTGGGCTGCTGTTTTAGGACATACAAAGATTGTTACGATGCTTTTAGATCATAAAGCGCCCTCTACAAGCTCTGATGCCAATGGTGCTACGCCTCTTCATTATGCTGCTCAAAATAACTTTGCA GAAACGGTAAAAGCATTTCTTGAACATGACAGTGCAAATGATGACCCTGACTTAGAGGGTAGAACAGCAATCATGTGGGCTGCAGGTAAAGGCgctgatgatgtcatcaaaaccATTGTGGAATGTGGTCCTGATAATGCTATACATGCTACAGATAAAAATGGTGCTACAG cCCTGCACGCTGCTGCCATGTCTGGTCATGCAAGTTCTATTCAGATTTTACTAGAT TATAATGCTAAGGTGGATGCAGAGGATCTATTAAAACATACACCTTTATTTAGAGCAGCAGAGCTTGGTCATTTAGAAGTCGTTAAAACACTCATACTTG gTGGTGCAAATGTGGAGGTTGTTGACCTCGATGGACGTTCTCCATTACACTG GGCCGCACTTGGTGGACATGCGTGTATATGTGACCTACTTATGAGACATGACATATCACCAGATTTCCCTGAGTTTGCTGGTAGAACTCCGCTGCAGTGTGCTGCCTATGGTGGTTTCATTAACTGTATGTCACTGTTGATGGAGAAGGGAGCTGACCCAGATTTGAAAGATCATGAG GGGATGACAGCATTACATTGGGCGTGCAGCTCAGGAAGTCTAGATGCTGTTAAATTACTTATTGAAAATGGTGCTTTTCCTAACCATATGGAATTCAACGAAGACCGCTTTACTCCGTTGGACCATGCCCTCCTGAATGACTTCCATGATGTTGCGCAATACATGATTGAACAAGACGCTTTGTCAATAACTGGAATTAGGGATATTGCTTCTATTAAGATACAG GCTTACTTCCGTGGATATTGtgttagaaaaacatttttacagCAAAAGTCCTTACTAATGAAACATGAGCAACTAAGGAGAGATGCAGCAAA AAAAAAGGAAGAAGAGTCTAGAAAAATTGAAGATTGGGCAAAGAAAAATACAGATTTATCCAAAGatgattgttttaatttaaaagtaactgataacaataaagaaaatgatCCAAGTAAAGCTAGATCAGTAAACTCTGTATACATGGAAACTGATGAACAAACAATTAATGAAAACGGGCAACTGACAAATTCACAAGATATCTGCAATTCATCCGTTAGTATTGATGAACCTCTACCACCCTCTTCGCCTTCCATATCGACCAATCAGACTGATTCACTCACCTCGTCTATTAGTGGCCCTCTTGTCAATACTAATGTTAACAATTGCAACAGTAATGTTTTAGTAAATTCAACAGTAAAACATGAAAGAAATGTAGTGAAACAAGAACAAAATACCAAAGAAGAGAGCGTAGTTGATAAAGCAGTTGTGAATAAGGAACGGAAACGTTTAATGTACTGGAGGAAACGAAATGCTGCAGCACAAACAATACAAAGAGTTTGGAGAAG ACATGTTCAGGGTAATAAACGCTTAATTGTAGCCATTGAGGAAGCAGTAGAACGAAGAAAACTAGGCCGAGAGGAAGACACTTGGGAAAGACAGGTTGCTGCCTGCACCATCCAGTTAGCATGGCGCAGCTACTTCCGTAAAAAGATCTTAAAGGAATTAGGAGGTCAGAGACGTGTGATTCACACATGGGATCCAGAAGTGCTTGCTATGAGGCAGGCTATTGCTATGCAGAAGATCTACACCCAGCCAATGGCGGCTGCTGAATGGAAGCCAGGCCCAAGAAGGAAAACTGTACGACCAAATTATATGAAATATGTACCATCTCCTGCAG ctTTATCATTTAATTTTGCTGTTGATCAGTATCAGCCATACAACAGAAGGAGTTCCACTTATTCTTCATTAACTCTTCCAAATCTTAGCAGATCATCTCAGGGAATCTTTGAAGATCTGGATGACTTTATATTTG ATGCTGATATGCAGAGTGTCCATTTATCAGATGATGGCCGGGGATCAATAGCAAGTCACTATTCCTACAATTTATACAGATAG
- the LOC140039973 gene encoding inversin-like isoform X1: MLVWCFRCCRSRRDQPTIDDCALVEESHDTEDVTDKNSETRGSSSSIHAVPTTQIHAASLLGDKQLLQKLLAESAEHIDQGDQFGRTPLMFCVISDRSDCAEILIKNGAKVDCKDHGGRTALHWAAHKGNFRFLKLLLSRGCSWREQDNEGQAALHLITKHKNTKCLGYLMKFLEAGDVDLQDKANRTALHWSASYGNEEAIKMLIKYNSNIGIPDIEGKTPLHWAAKADNDQSAVNSVRLLLEREASVINWQDYEGRTALHLAVADGSETIVQILIDVESSNVSALDNMFRTPLHWAAVLGHTKIVTMLLDHKAPSTSSDANGATPLHYAAQNNFAETVKAFLEHDSANDDPDLEGRTAIMWAAGKGADDVIKTIVECGPDNAIHATDKNGATALHAAAMSGHASSIQILLDYNAKVDAEDLLKHTPLFRAAELGHLEVVKTLILGGANVEVVDLDGRSPLHWAALGGHACICDLLMRHDISPDFPEFAGRTPLQCAAYGGFINCMSLLMEKGADPDLKDHEGMTALHWACSSGSLDAVKLLIENGAFPNHMEFNEDRFTPLDHALLNDFHDVAQYMIEQDALSITGIRDIASIKIQAYFRGYCVRKTFLQQKSLLMKHEQLRRDAAKKKEEESRKIEDWAKKNTDLSKDDCFNLKVTDNNKENDPSKARSVNSVYMETDEQTINENGQLTNSQDICNSSVSIDEPLPPSSPSISTNQTDSLTSSISGPLVNTNVNNCNSNVLVNSTVKHERNVVKQEQNTKEESVVDKAVVNKERKRLMYWRKRNAAAQTIQRVWRRHVQGNKRLIVAIEEAVERRKLGREEDTWERQVAACTIQLAWRSYFRKKILKELGGQRRVIHTWDPEVLAMRQAIAMQKIYTQPMAAAEWKPGPRRKTVRPNYMKYVPSPAALSFNFAVDQYQPYNRRSSTYSSLTLPNLSRSSQGIFEDLDDFIFDADMQSVHLSDDGRGSIASHYSYNLYR; the protein is encoded by the exons ATGCTTGTCTGGTGTTTTCGTTGTTGTAGA TCGAGGCGTGACCAGCCAACAATTGATGATTGTGCTTTAGTAGAAGAATCACATGACACTGAAGATGTGACTGATAAGAATAGTGAAACCAGAGGTTCATCCTCATCCATTCATGCCGTCCCAACAACACAAATCCATGCTGCATCATTGCTTGGAGATAAACAACTTCTTCAAAAGTTATTAGCAG AGTCAGCTGAACACATCGATCAAGGTGACCAGTTTGGTCGCACACCGTTGATGTTCTGTGTTATATCTGACCGGTCAGACTGTGCAGAGATTCTTATTAAAAATGGTGCAAAGGTGGACTGCAAAGACCATGGAGGCCGCACTGCCCTGCACTGGGCAGCTCATAAG GGTAATTTTCGGTTCCTAAAGTTGTTGTTATCAAGAGGTTGTAGCTGGCGAGAACAAGATAACGAGGGCCAGGCAGCATTACATCTTATTACTAAACACAAGAACACAAAATGTCTTGGCTACTTAATGAAGTTTCTAGAGGCAGGAGATGTGGACTTACAGGACAAGGCTAAT AGAACAGCATTGCACTGGAGTGCATCGTATGGAAATGAAGAAGCTATTAAAATGCTCATCAAATAT aaTTCTAATATAGGTATACCAGATATTGAAGGTAAAACACCCCTTCACTGGGCTGCCAAGGCTGATAATGACCAAAGTGCTGTTAACTCCGTCAGACTTCTACTG GAAAGAGAAGCTAGTGTGATAAACTGGCAAGATTATGAAGGTAGAACTGCCTTGCACCTGGCAGTGGCTGATGGCAGTGAGACCATTGTTCAAATCCTG ATTGATGTTGAATCTAGCAATGTATCAGCTCTTGATAATATGTTCAGAACACCATTACATTGGGCTGCTGTTTTAGGACATACAAAGATTGTTACGATGCTTTTAGATCATAAAGCGCCCTCTACAAGCTCTGATGCCAATGGTGCTACGCCTCTTCATTATGCTGCTCAAAATAACTTTGCA GAAACGGTAAAAGCATTTCTTGAACATGACAGTGCAAATGATGACCCTGACTTAGAGGGTAGAACAGCAATCATGTGGGCTGCAGGTAAAGGCgctgatgatgtcatcaaaaccATTGTGGAATGTGGTCCTGATAATGCTATACATGCTACAGATAAAAATGGTGCTACAG cCCTGCACGCTGCTGCCATGTCTGGTCATGCAAGTTCTATTCAGATTTTACTAGAT TATAATGCTAAGGTGGATGCAGAGGATCTATTAAAACATACACCTTTATTTAGAGCAGCAGAGCTTGGTCATTTAGAAGTCGTTAAAACACTCATACTTG gTGGTGCAAATGTGGAGGTTGTTGACCTCGATGGACGTTCTCCATTACACTG GGCCGCACTTGGTGGACATGCGTGTATATGTGACCTACTTATGAGACATGACATATCACCAGATTTCCCTGAGTTTGCTGGTAGAACTCCGCTGCAGTGTGCTGCCTATGGTGGTTTCATTAACTGTATGTCACTGTTGATGGAGAAGGGAGCTGACCCAGATTTGAAAGATCATGAG GGGATGACAGCATTACATTGGGCGTGCAGCTCAGGAAGTCTAGATGCTGTTAAATTACTTATTGAAAATGGTGCTTTTCCTAACCATATGGAATTCAACGAAGACCGCTTTACTCCGTTGGACCATGCCCTCCTGAATGACTTCCATGATGTTGCGCAATACATGATTGAACAAGACGCTTTGTCAATAACTGGAATTAGGGATATTGCTTCTATTAAGATACAG GCTTACTTCCGTGGATATTGtgttagaaaaacatttttacagCAAAAGTCCTTACTAATGAAACATGAGCAACTAAGGAGAGATGCAGCAAA AAAAAAGGAAGAAGAGTCTAGAAAAATTGAAGATTGGGCAAAGAAAAATACAGATTTATCCAAAGatgattgttttaatttaaaagtaactgataacaataaagaaaatgatCCAAGTAAAGCTAGATCAGTAAACTCTGTATACATGGAAACTGATGAACAAACAATTAATGAAAACGGGCAACTGACAAATTCACAAGATATCTGCAATTCATCCGTTAGTATTGATGAACCTCTACCACCCTCTTCGCCTTCCATATCGACCAATCAGACTGATTCACTCACCTCGTCTATTAGTGGCCCTCTTGTCAATACTAATGTTAACAATTGCAACAGTAATGTTTTAGTAAATTCAACAGTAAAACATGAAAGAAATGTAGTGAAACAAGAACAAAATACCAAAGAAGAGAGCGTAGTTGATAAAGCAGTTGTGAATAAGGAACGGAAACGTTTAATGTACTGGAGGAAACGAAATGCTGCAGCACAAACAATACAAAGAGTTTGGAGAAG ACATGTTCAGGGTAATAAACGCTTAATTGTAGCCATTGAGGAAGCAGTAGAACGAAGAAAACTAGGCCGAGAGGAAGACACTTGGGAAAGACAGGTTGCTGCCTGCACCATCCAGTTAGCATGGCGCAGCTACTTCCGTAAAAAGATCTTAAAGGAATTAGGAGGTCAGAGACGTGTGATTCACACATGGGATCCAGAAGTGCTTGCTATGAGGCAGGCTATTGCTATGCAGAAGATCTACACCCAGCCAATGGCGGCTGCTGAATGGAAGCCAGGCCCAAGAAGGAAAACTGTACGACCAAATTATATGAAATATGTACCATCTCCTGCAG ctTTATCATTTAATTTTGCTGTTGATCAGTATCAGCCATACAACAGAAGGAGTTCCACTTATTCTTCATTAACTCTTCCAAATCTTAGCAGATCATCTCAGGGAATCTTTGAAGATCTGGATGACTTTATATTTG ATGCTGATATGCAGAGTGTCCATTTATCAGATGATGGCCGGGGATCAATAGCAAGTCACTATTCCTACAATTTATACAGATAG